A section of the Agromyces aurantiacus genome encodes:
- a CDS encoding transglycosylase domain-containing protein yields the protein MSAQKPLSDAASGVLGFVGMSALAGILVTAAVTPALAVTGMAANNSINMFENLPAYLEVGQLSQKTDIYATRSDGSQALLASFFDENREEVGWDAISQYAKDAAVAGEDPRFYEHGGVDIQGTLRGAVSTVTGKDVQGGSSITQQYVKNVLINNGVNQAKTEEEKEAAYAEATEVSAERKLKEMRYAIALEKKSSKDDILLGYLNIAAFGGRVYGIESAASYYFGVHAKDLTLAQAASLIAIVNFPEKFRLDRPDSETNGAATVNEKGEPVPYAENKERRDYIIGKMLEYGKITQEEHDAAVAEPVAPKITEPSTGCQSAAGSAFFCDYVANVIRNQYDDPATEDVNEGSVLLKQRGLQIYTTLDLDLQNRAETAIAENIPFSDPRFDVGSVAVSIQPGTGRILAMAQNKKYSADPDVLATSNEFSAVNYSTDYDYGGSSGFQPGSTYKVWTLAEWLNEGHSLLESFNGSKRAFTHFTNSCEGDFVGSYEPNNDDGSVANNAVEATKYSVNSSFMAMAQQLDLCGIKKTAEAFGMHRADGAPLTMYPSDVLGTQEIAPLTMVAGFAGVANNGMTCTPIAIDKIVAADGEEIAPPKSTCTQSVTPEVAHAMQYAMQQTFNGGTAVQSDPGTGIPHIGKTGTTDYAFDTWMNGASTKVATAVWVGNVTGGDNRTSLREIDFASGYGASARHRIWSAIMGVADTKYGGDAFPEPDPSAFKQTLIDIPQVAGLSLDEARKAIEAAGFVFEQGPEVDSDQPKGTAAGTDPSGQAGRGSVIRVLVSNGKVSGVPDVGGMDRESAKATLEGAGFKVQIREQDVTDPTQDGIVISQDPGAGAAAKAGDRVTIVIGKFTGEIVPPTDGAPGNGG from the coding sequence ATGTCTGCCCAAAAACCCCTGAGCGACGCGGCCTCCGGCGTGCTCGGCTTCGTCGGCATGAGCGCGCTGGCCGGCATCCTGGTGACCGCCGCGGTGACGCCCGCCCTCGCCGTCACGGGCATGGCCGCGAACAACAGCATCAACATGTTCGAGAACCTCCCGGCGTACCTCGAGGTCGGCCAGCTCTCGCAGAAGACCGACATCTACGCGACGCGTTCCGACGGCTCGCAGGCGCTGCTCGCCTCGTTCTTCGACGAGAACCGAGAAGAGGTCGGCTGGGACGCGATCAGCCAGTACGCGAAGGATGCCGCGGTCGCCGGTGAGGACCCGCGCTTCTACGAGCACGGCGGCGTCGACATCCAGGGCACCCTCCGCGGTGCGGTCAGCACCGTCACCGGCAAGGACGTGCAGGGCGGCTCGTCGATCACGCAGCAGTACGTCAAGAACGTGCTGATCAACAACGGCGTGAACCAGGCGAAGACCGAGGAGGAGAAGGAGGCCGCGTACGCCGAGGCGACCGAGGTCTCCGCCGAGCGCAAGCTCAAGGAGATGCGCTACGCCATCGCGCTCGAGAAGAAGTCCTCGAAGGACGACATCCTGCTCGGCTACCTCAACATCGCCGCGTTCGGCGGGCGCGTCTACGGCATCGAGTCGGCGGCCTCGTACTACTTCGGCGTACACGCCAAGGACCTCACCCTCGCGCAGGCGGCGAGCCTGATCGCCATCGTGAACTTCCCCGAGAAGTTCCGCCTCGACCGCCCCGACAGCGAGACGAACGGCGCCGCGACGGTGAACGAGAAGGGCGAGCCGGTCCCGTACGCCGAGAACAAGGAGCGGCGCGACTACATCATCGGCAAGATGCTCGAGTACGGGAAGATCACCCAGGAGGAGCACGACGCCGCGGTCGCGGAGCCGGTGGCCCCGAAGATCACCGAGCCGAGCACCGGATGCCAGAGCGCGGCGGGGTCGGCCTTCTTCTGCGACTACGTCGCGAACGTGATCCGCAACCAGTACGACGACCCGGCGACCGAGGACGTGAACGAGGGCTCGGTCCTGCTCAAGCAGCGCGGGCTCCAGATCTACACGACGCTCGACCTCGACCTGCAGAACCGGGCCGAGACGGCGATCGCGGAGAACATCCCGTTCTCCGACCCCCGATTCGACGTGGGGTCGGTCGCCGTGTCCATCCAGCCGGGGACGGGCCGGATCCTCGCGATGGCGCAGAACAAGAAGTACTCCGCCGATCCCGACGTCCTTGCGACGAGCAACGAGTTCTCGGCCGTCAACTACAGCACCGACTACGACTACGGCGGGTCGAGCGGCTTCCAGCCGGGATCGACCTACAAGGTGTGGACCCTGGCCGAGTGGCTGAACGAGGGGCACTCGCTGCTCGAGTCGTTCAACGGGTCCAAGCGCGCGTTCACGCACTTCACCAACTCGTGCGAAGGCGACTTCGTCGGCTCCTACGAGCCGAACAACGACGACGGCTCCGTGGCGAACAACGCGGTCGAGGCCACCAAGTACTCGGTGAACTCGAGCTTCATGGCCATGGCCCAGCAGCTCGACCTCTGCGGCATCAAGAAGACGGCCGAGGCGTTCGGCATGCACCGCGCCGACGGGGCCCCCCTCACGATGTACCCCTCCGACGTGCTCGGCACGCAGGAGATCGCCCCGCTCACGATGGTCGCGGGCTTCGCCGGCGTGGCCAACAACGGCATGACGTGCACGCCCATCGCGATCGACAAGATCGTGGCGGCCGACGGCGAGGAGATCGCCCCGCCGAAGTCGACCTGCACGCAGTCGGTGACGCCGGAGGTCGCGCACGCGATGCAGTACGCCATGCAGCAGACGTTCAACGGCGGAACGGCGGTGCAGTCCGACCCGGGCACCGGCATCCCGCACATCGGCAAGACGGGTACGACCGACTACGCATTCGACACCTGGATGAACGGCGCGAGCACCAAGGTCGCGACCGCGGTGTGGGTCGGCAACGTGACCGGTGGCGACAACCGCACGAGCCTCCGCGAGATCGACTTCGCGAGCGGCTACGGCGCGAGCGCCCGTCACCGCATCTGGAGCGCCATCATGGGAGTGGCCGACACGAAGTACGGCGGCGATGCGTTCCCCGAGCCCGACCCGTCGGCGTTCAAGCAGACGCTCATCGACATCCCGCAGGTCGCGGGCCTCAGCCTCGACGAGGCGCGCAAGGCCATCGAGGCGGCCGGCTTCGTCTTCGAGCAGGGCCCCGAGGTCGACAGCGACCAGCCGAAGGGCACCGCCGCGGGCACCGACCCGTCAGGGCAGGCCGGACGTGGCAGCGTCATCCGCGTGCTCGTCAGCAACGGGAAGGTCTCCGGCGTCCCCGACGTGGGCGGCATGGACCGAGAGAGCGCGAAGGCGACGCTCGAGGGCGCCGGCTTCAAGGTGCAGATACGCGAACAGGACGTGACCGATCCCACACAGGACGGCATCGTCATCAGCCAGGATCCGGGCGCCGGGGCCGCGGCGAAGGCGGGTGACCGGGTGACGATCGTCATCGGCAAGTTCACCGGCGAGATCGTCCCGCCCACCGACGGCGCGCCCGGGAACGGCGGGTGA
- a CDS encoding RidA family protein — MAATSAEARLAELGIELPEVAPPVAAYVPAVVTGSYVYTSGQLPFVSGALPATGKVGDGEGLVPADDAKEYARLCALNALAAVKAQLGSLDRVTRVVKVVGFVASDPSFTGQPGVINGASEFLGEVFGEGGRHARSAVGVAVLPLDAPVEVELVVEFA, encoded by the coding sequence ATGGCGGCCACCTCGGCCGAGGCGCGGCTCGCAGAGCTCGGCATCGAGCTGCCCGAGGTCGCCCCTCCCGTCGCGGCCTACGTGCCGGCCGTCGTGACCGGCTCCTACGTCTACACCTCGGGCCAGCTGCCCTTCGTCTCGGGGGCGCTGCCCGCGACCGGCAAGGTCGGCGACGGCGAGGGCCTGGTCCCCGCCGACGACGCCAAGGAGTACGCGCGCCTGTGCGCGCTGAACGCGCTCGCGGCCGTGAAGGCCCAGCTCGGCTCGCTCGATCGGGTCACCCGGGTCGTGAAGGTCGTCGGCTTCGTGGCATCCGACCCGTCGTTCACGGGGCAGCCCGGCGTGATCAACGGCGCGTCCGAGTTCCTCGGCGAGGTCTTCGGCGAGGGCGGCCGGCACGCCCGCTCGGCGGTCGGCGTCGCGGTGCTCCCGCTCGACGCGCCCGTGGAGGTCGAGCTCGTCGTCGAGTTCGCCTAG
- the acs gene encoding acetate--CoA ligase, whose amino-acid sequence MNAQIDHALEEIRRFRPSPEFAAQAVADAGLYESARADRLGFWADQARTLLQWEKPFTRTLDWSNPPFAKWFDDGELNVAVNCLDRHVEAGLGDRIALLWEGEPGDSRAITYAELTDEVKRAANALTDLGVGEQDRVAIYLPMIPEAVVAMLACARIGAIHSVVFGGFSADSLASRIDDAEASVVITADGGYRKGRVFPLKPVVDEALGKAEGGTVRHVLVVKRGENEVDWNADRDLWWHETVSTASNEHEPKAFDAEHPLFILYTSGTTGKPKGILHTSGGYLTQAAFTHKNVFDLHPERDVYWCTADVGWITGHSYVVYGPLANGATQVIYEGTPDTPHPGRWWEIVEKYGVTILYTAPTAIRSFMKLGRQIPHEFNLRTLRLLGSVGEPINPEAWIWYRHVIGGGSIPVVDTWWQTETGAIMISALPGVTDLKPGAAQVPIPGVEISILDDDGTPVEGEGGGLLVVTEPWPSMLRGIWGDPERFRETYWEKFGDKYFAGDGARRDEDGDFWLLGRVDDVMNVSGHRLSTAEIESSLVAHPWTAEAAVVGAADETTGQAVVAFVILKQSQAEAAETLEDVSEVLRKHVATQIGAIARPRQVFIVNELPKTRSGKIMRRLLRDLAEGREIGDTTTLADTSIMQVISAQVR is encoded by the coding sequence ATGAACGCGCAGATCGATCACGCGCTCGAGGAGATCCGGCGCTTCCGCCCGAGTCCCGAGTTCGCCGCCCAGGCCGTCGCCGACGCAGGCCTCTACGAATCGGCCCGGGCCGACCGCCTCGGCTTCTGGGCGGACCAGGCCCGCACGCTGCTCCAGTGGGAGAAGCCCTTCACCCGAACCCTCGACTGGTCGAACCCGCCGTTCGCGAAGTGGTTCGACGACGGCGAGCTCAACGTCGCCGTCAACTGCCTCGACCGCCACGTCGAGGCGGGCCTCGGCGACCGCATCGCGCTCCTCTGGGAGGGCGAGCCCGGCGACTCGCGCGCCATCACGTACGCCGAGCTGACCGACGAGGTCAAGCGCGCCGCGAACGCGCTCACCGACCTCGGCGTGGGCGAACAGGATCGCGTCGCGATCTACCTGCCGATGATCCCCGAGGCCGTGGTGGCGATGCTCGCCTGCGCGCGCATCGGTGCCATCCACTCGGTCGTCTTCGGCGGGTTCAGCGCCGACAGCCTCGCGTCGCGCATCGACGACGCCGAGGCCTCCGTCGTCATCACCGCCGACGGCGGGTACCGCAAGGGGCGCGTGTTCCCGCTCAAGCCCGTCGTCGACGAGGCGCTCGGCAAGGCCGAGGGCGGCACCGTGCGCCACGTGCTCGTCGTCAAGCGCGGCGAGAACGAGGTCGACTGGAACGCCGACCGCGACCTCTGGTGGCACGAGACGGTCTCGACCGCCTCGAACGAGCACGAGCCGAAGGCGTTCGACGCCGAGCACCCCCTGTTCATCCTCTACACCTCGGGCACGACCGGGAAGCCCAAGGGCATCCTGCACACCTCGGGCGGCTACCTCACGCAGGCCGCCTTCACGCACAAGAACGTCTTCGACCTCCACCCCGAGCGCGACGTCTACTGGTGCACCGCCGACGTCGGCTGGATCACGGGCCACTCGTACGTGGTGTACGGCCCGCTCGCCAACGGCGCGACGCAGGTCATCTACGAGGGGACGCCCGACACGCCCCATCCGGGCCGCTGGTGGGAGATCGTCGAGAAGTACGGCGTCACGATCCTCTACACGGCGCCCACGGCCATCCGCTCGTTCATGAAGCTCGGCCGGCAGATCCCGCACGAGTTCAACCTCCGCACGCTGCGCCTGCTGGGCTCGGTGGGCGAGCCCATCAACCCCGAGGCGTGGATCTGGTACCGCCACGTCATCGGCGGCGGGTCCATCCCGGTGGTCGACACGTGGTGGCAGACCGAGACCGGCGCGATCATGATCTCGGCACTGCCCGGCGTCACCGACCTGAAGCCGGGGGCGGCGCAGGTCCCGATCCCGGGCGTCGAGATCTCGATCCTCGATGACGACGGCACGCCGGTCGAGGGCGAGGGCGGCGGCCTGCTGGTCGTCACCGAGCCGTGGCCGTCGATGCTCCGCGGCATCTGGGGCGATCCCGAGCGGTTCAGGGAGACCTACTGGGAGAAGTTCGGCGACAAGTACTTCGCCGGCGACGGCGCCCGTCGCGACGAGGACGGCGACTTCTGGCTGCTCGGCCGCGTCGACGACGTCATGAACGTCTCGGGCCACCGCCTCTCGACCGCCGAGATCGAGTCCTCGCTCGTCGCCCACCCCTGGACGGCCGAAGCCGCCGTCGTCGGCGCCGCCGACGAGACCACGGGCCAGGCGGTCGTCGCGTTCGTGATCCTCAAGCAGAGCCAAGCCGAGGCGGCAGAGACCCTCGAGGATGTCAGCGAGGTGCTCCGCAAGCACGTCGCCACGCAGATCGGGGCCATCGCGCGACCGCGCCAGGTGTTCATCGTCAACGAGCTGCCGAAGACGCGCTCGGGCAAGATCATGCGGCGCCTGCTGCGCGACCTCGCCGAGGGCCGCGAGATCGGCGACACCACGACGCTCGCCGACACGTCGATCATGCAGGTGATCAGCGCCCAGGTGCGCTGA
- a CDS encoding TadA family conjugal transfer-associated ATPase translates to MPRPFVAVPSWESAVREDAGAATGEAAADPTPASPWSPEARSVGARTARVSRGPIDPLPSGEGGTGDDASHGRGVRAASIEGVSTDDLALLGPLAPYAASGPVTDLFVNGGQGLWVDRGAGPEREPAWSAGESEVRALAVQLIARGGRHIDEATPAVDVRLGRGIRVHAVLPPLSPGGTLLSVRVPRIAGFSLAVLARAGMLDAAQEQSLRSAVRDRRNLLVTGAGGSGKTTLLGALLGEAGPRERIVLIEDVAELRIAHPHVVALEARQANLEGSGRIGLDTLLREALRMRPDRLVVGECRGPELRELLAALNTGHDGGAGTLHANSLDDVPARLEALGSTAGMSADAVARQAVSAFDLVVHLERVDGRRRVGQVGRLRLDGARLEVAPC, encoded by the coding sequence ATGCCCCGCCCCTTCGTCGCCGTCCCCTCGTGGGAGTCCGCGGTGCGCGAGGACGCGGGTGCCGCGACGGGCGAGGCGGCGGCCGACCCGACGCCGGCGTCTCCGTGGTCGCCCGAGGCGCGATCGGTCGGCGCCCGCACGGCCCGGGTGTCGCGTGGGCCCATCGATCCCCTTCCGTCGGGCGAGGGCGGGACAGGCGACGACGCGTCGCACGGTCGCGGCGTCCGAGCGGCGTCGATCGAGGGCGTGAGCACGGATGACCTCGCCCTGCTCGGGCCGCTGGCGCCCTACGCGGCATCCGGCCCGGTGACCGACCTCTTCGTCAACGGCGGGCAGGGGCTCTGGGTCGATCGCGGCGCCGGGCCCGAGCGCGAGCCCGCGTGGTCCGCCGGCGAGTCCGAGGTCCGCGCGCTCGCCGTGCAGTTGATCGCCCGGGGCGGTCGGCACATCGACGAGGCCACCCCGGCGGTCGACGTGCGGCTCGGTCGCGGCATCCGGGTGCACGCCGTGCTGCCGCCGCTCTCGCCCGGGGGCACGCTGCTCTCCGTCCGGGTGCCGCGCATCGCCGGCTTCTCGCTCGCGGTCCTCGCGCGGGCCGGCATGCTCGATGCCGCGCAGGAGCAGTCGTTGCGGTCCGCGGTCCGCGATCGCCGCAACCTCCTGGTGACCGGGGCGGGCGGCTCCGGCAAGACGACCCTGCTGGGCGCGCTCCTGGGCGAGGCGGGGCCGCGTGAGCGGATCGTCCTCATCGAGGATGTCGCCGAGCTTCGGATCGCCCACCCGCACGTCGTGGCCCTCGAGGCGCGGCAGGCCAACCTCGAGGGCAGCGGACGGATCGGCCTCGACACGCTGCTCCGCGAAGCGCTGCGCATGCGGCCCGACCGGCTCGTCGTGGGCGAGTGCCGCGGGCCCGAGCTCCGCGAACTGCTCGCCGCGCTGAACACCGGGCACGACGGCGGAGCCGGGACCCTCCACGCCAACTCGCTCGACGACGTGCCCGCGCGGCTCGAGGCGCTCGGTTCCACCGCGGGAATGTCGGCCGACGCGGTCGCCCGACAGGCCGTGAGCGCCTTCGACCTCGTCGTGCATCTCGAGCGCGTCGACGGGCGTCGTCGCGTCGGCCAGGTCGGCCGGCTCCGCCTCGACGGGGCCCGACTCGAGGTCGCACCGTGCTGA
- a CDS encoding type II secretion system F family protein produces the protein MLSRGPQDGGVRGTGVVPARAARRDAGAEVDRVAAAAERLAALLSAGLAPGPAWANVDVGVDPDAGRRVGRAARRQAHRESADAEVARAAASAAAEGAPVAAAMERVRAHRPDASPAWSTLAAAWAVADAAGAPLAGCLAMLAGALRDEAQLRRESSAALAGPAASARLVAALPVIAIAFGMLLGFDTAGVLLGSPMGVACLVLGSALLWTGARWSRSLVARAAVAQPAAGIDLELLAVALSSGASLARAQALVADALEAHLPGLATSDAAGPVLRLAEHAGAPVAGLLRAEAARVRGAARAEGAMRAAALGVRLMIPLGCCVMPAFVLLGVAPLLISVVTGTLGGAA, from the coding sequence GTGCTGAGCCGCGGCCCGCAGGACGGGGGAGTCCGCGGCACGGGCGTGGTCCCGGCGCGCGCCGCGCGCCGAGATGCCGGCGCCGAGGTCGACCGCGTCGCGGCCGCGGCGGAACGGCTCGCCGCGCTGCTGTCCGCCGGTCTCGCGCCCGGGCCGGCCTGGGCGAACGTCGACGTCGGTGTCGACCCCGACGCCGGTCGCCGCGTCGGCCGCGCGGCGCGGAGGCAGGCGCACCGCGAGTCCGCCGACGCCGAGGTCGCGCGTGCGGCCGCCTCCGCGGCGGCCGAGGGTGCCCCGGTCGCCGCGGCGATGGAACGCGTGCGTGCGCATCGGCCCGATGCCTCGCCGGCGTGGTCGACGCTCGCGGCGGCCTGGGCCGTGGCCGACGCCGCCGGGGCACCGCTCGCGGGCTGTCTGGCGATGCTCGCCGGCGCGCTCCGCGACGAGGCGCAGCTGCGCCGGGAGTCGTCCGCCGCGCTCGCCGGGCCGGCCGCGAGCGCACGGCTCGTCGCGGCGCTGCCGGTGATCGCCATCGCCTTCGGCATGCTCCTCGGCTTCGACACCGCAGGGGTGCTCCTCGGCAGTCCCATGGGGGTGGCCTGCCTCGTCCTGGGCTCCGCGCTGCTGTGGACCGGGGCCCGCTGGAGCCGTTCGCTCGTCGCGAGGGCGGCGGTGGCGCAGCCCGCGGCGGGCATCGACCTCGAACTGCTCGCGGTGGCGCTCAGCAGCGGCGCGTCGCTCGCTCGCGCGCAGGCGCTCGTGGCCGATGCGCTCGAGGCGCACCTGCCCGGCCTCGCGACATCTGACGCGGCAGGGCCGGTGCTGCGGCTGGCCGAGCACGCGGGCGCCCCGGTGGCCGGCCTGCTCCGCGCCGAAGCCGCGCGCGTGCGCGGGGCCGCGCGCGCCGAGGGCGCGATGCGCGCCGCAGCGCTCGGCGTGCGGCTCATGATCCCGCTGGGGTGCTGCGTGATGCCCGCCTTCGTGCTGCTCGGCGTCGCGCCGCTGCTGATCTCCGTCGTCACCGGCACGCTCGGCGGTGCCGCATGA
- a CDS encoding DUF4244 domain-containing protein, with translation MHPRSSVVPAERSAGAASGPLPGAVLRPGAPRHGRLRRLVRRLPGERGAATAEYAVATMAAVGFAGLLVVILRGDEVREILTELVRNALTVG, from the coding sequence ATGCATCCGAGATCATCCGTCGTTCCCGCCGAGCGCTCCGCCGGTGCGGCGAGCGGCCCACTGCCCGGCGCGGTGCTGCGGCCCGGTGCGCCACGGCACGGCCGGTTGCGCCGGCTCGTCCGTCGCCTGCCGGGCGAGCGCGGCGCGGCGACCGCGGAGTACGCGGTCGCGACCATGGCGGCCGTGGGTTTCGCCGGGCTGCTCGTCGTGATCCTCCGGGGCGACGAGGTCCGCGAGATCCTCACCGAGCTCGTCCGGAATGCGCTCACGGTGGGATGA
- a CDS encoding TadE family type IV pilus minor pilin: MTAEFAVALPAIALVLASSLAAVHVAAVQVRLADAAADAARALGRGESEAVAAGIAARNAAGARMSTSIEDPFVCATLTGPAGGILSGLELQAESCAVRGGR; encoded by the coding sequence GTGACGGCGGAGTTCGCCGTCGCGCTGCCCGCGATCGCGCTCGTGCTCGCGTCCTCGCTCGCCGCCGTGCACGTCGCGGCCGTGCAGGTGCGGCTGGCGGATGCCGCGGCCGATGCGGCGCGCGCGCTCGGCCGGGGCGAGAGCGAGGCCGTCGCGGCGGGCATCGCCGCACGCAACGCCGCCGGCGCGCGGATGTCGACGAGCATCGAGGACCCGTTCGTGTGCGCGACGCTCACCGGCCCCGCCGGCGGCATCCTGTCGGGGCTCGAACTGCAGGCGGAGTCGTGCGCCGTGCGAGGCGGACGGTGA
- a CDS encoding Rv3654c family TadE-like protein, translated as MSGARATRRRRGRPSRLDRNPGTRPQPCPDRDGRGERGAATILALAIVGAIVALAAALAGVLVASVASQVAANAADAAALAAADAVSGAVAGEPCDLAARLADRNGARLSSCDVSGAEVVIVVSVTRAALTITASARAGPPG; from the coding sequence GTGAGCGGCGCACGGGCCACGCGACGCCGTCGGGGGAGGCCGTCCAGGCTAGATCGGAACCCGGGCACCCGGCCGCAGCCGTGCCCGGACCGGGACGGGCGCGGCGAGCGAGGAGCGGCGACGATCCTCGCGCTTGCGATCGTCGGGGCGATCGTCGCGCTCGCGGCGGCGCTCGCGGGCGTGCTCGTCGCCTCCGTCGCCTCGCAGGTCGCGGCGAACGCCGCGGACGCGGCCGCGCTGGCCGCGGCCGACGCGGTCTCCGGTGCCGTCGCGGGGGAGCCGTGCGACCTCGCGGCGCGCCTCGCCGACCGGAACGGCGCTCGCCTGAGCTCGTGCGACGTGTCAGGCGCCGAGGTCGTGATCGTCGTGTCGGTCACCCGTGCGGCGCTCACGATCACGGCATCCGCCCGCGCCGGGCCGCCCGGGTGA
- a CDS encoding phosphopantetheine-binding protein, which translates to MNDTDARAAVLAALREVAPDVEIEDLDTASRLRQDLELDSLDFLRLLELLADSTGVSTPEEDYAGLTTVQALIDYVAARG; encoded by the coding sequence GTGAACGACACCGATGCCCGGGCGGCCGTGCTGGCCGCGCTGCGGGAGGTCGCGCCGGATGTCGAGATCGAGGACCTCGACACCGCGTCGCGGCTGCGGCAGGACCTCGAGCTCGACTCGCTCGACTTCCTCCGCCTGCTCGAGCTGCTCGCCGACTCGACCGGCGTCTCGACGCCGGAGGAGGACTACGCGGGCCTGACCACCGTGCAGGCGCTCATCGACTACGTCGCGGCGCGCGGGTGA
- a CDS encoding 2-oxo acid dehydrogenase subunit E2, producing MPELRMPSLGADMERGKVIEWLVHPGDYVHRGDLVAEVDTEKTVMEIESFEEGVLAEYLVDLGETVPVGTPIARMTGTPADVAPTPSTPQTQPSPPAPVPPAPPAREVAATPGAPGAGPLARHVAHRLGVDVDRVHGTGPGGAVTPADVEAAAAAGARGRVPAEGAREAAAAAREAAIAGPTPTSRPSPPPGAPSAAGARIRSSPRARRLAAELGVDLASVAGTGPDGAVTDADVRRAAEAGGAQARAAAPTRPAEAVPEGAAAGAPTHPRRKRRPHGERPEPAATAAAPPEHGRAEPTGAAERIASLRRAVGALMARSKREIPHYYLSTTIDLDRSLEWMREANAGRPLSERLVPAALLLAASARAAKDVPEMNGFFVDGGFRPSEAVHLGVAVALRGGGLVAPAIHDADRLSPDELMAALRDLVARARAGRLRRAEMTDPTITVTNLGDLGVESVFGVIYAPQVALVGFGRVVEQPWATGGLIGVRPAVTATLSADHRVTDGLRGGRYLARVDELLQKPEEL from the coding sequence GTGCCTGAGCTGCGCATGCCCTCGCTCGGGGCCGACATGGAGCGCGGGAAGGTCATCGAGTGGCTCGTGCATCCCGGCGACTACGTGCACCGGGGCGATCTCGTCGCCGAGGTCGACACCGAGAAGACCGTGATGGAGATCGAGTCGTTCGAGGAGGGCGTGCTCGCCGAGTACCTCGTCGACCTGGGCGAGACCGTCCCGGTCGGCACGCCCATCGCGCGGATGACGGGGACGCCCGCGGACGTCGCGCCGACGCCGTCGACACCACAGACGCAACCGTCACCGCCCGCGCCCGTACCGCCGGCACCGCCGGCCCGCGAGGTCGCGGCGACGCCCGGCGCGCCCGGAGCCGGACCGCTGGCCCGTCACGTCGCGCACCGGCTCGGGGTCGACGTGGACCGGGTCCACGGCACCGGCCCGGGCGGCGCGGTCACGCCCGCCGACGTCGAGGCGGCGGCCGCCGCCGGTGCGCGCGGGCGGGTGCCGGCCGAGGGCGCGCGCGAGGCCGCGGCCGCCGCGCGCGAGGCCGCGATCGCCGGGCCGACCCCGACGTCCCGCCCGAGCCCGCCACCCGGGGCGCCCTCGGCGGCCGGCGCACGTATCCGCTCCTCGCCGCGGGCCAGGCGGCTCGCGGCGGAGCTCGGCGTCGACCTCGCATCGGTCGCCGGCACCGGGCCGGACGGCGCCGTGACCGATGCCGACGTGCGCCGGGCGGCGGAGGCCGGCGGCGCCCAGGCACGTGCGGCCGCGCCGACCCGGCCGGCCGAGGCCGTCCCGGAGGGCGCCGCCGCCGGGGCGCCCACGCATCCGCGGAGGAAGCGGCGGCCGCACGGCGAGCGGCCCGAGCCGGCCGCGACCGCGGCCGCGCCGCCCGAGCACGGGCGCGCCGAGCCCACCGGCGCCGCCGAGCGCATCGCGAGCCTGCGCCGCGCCGTGGGCGCGCTCATGGCGCGATCCAAGCGCGAGATCCCGCACTACTACCTCAGTACGACCATCGACCTCGACCGGTCGCTCGAGTGGATGCGCGAGGCGAACGCCGGTCGGCCGCTGTCGGAACGGCTCGTGCCCGCCGCGCTGCTCCTCGCCGCGAGCGCCCGCGCCGCGAAGGACGTGCCCGAGATGAACGGGTTCTTCGTCGACGGCGGCTTCAGGCCGAGCGAGGCGGTGCACCTCGGCGTCGCGGTCGCCCTCCGCGGCGGCGGCCTGGTCGCCCCGGCCATCCACGACGCCGACCGGCTCTCGCCCGACGAGCTCATGGCGGCGTTGCGCGACCTCGTGGCCCGCGCGCGGGCCGGGCGCCTGCGGAGGGCCGAGATGACGGACCCCACGATCACGGTCACCAACCTCGGCGACCTCGGCGTCGAGTCCGTCTTCGGCGTGATCTATGCGCCGCAGGTCGCGCTCGTGGGGTTCGGGCGCGTCGTCGAGCAACCCTGGGCGACGGGCGGGCTGATCGGGGTGCGGCCCGCCGTCACGGCGACGCTCTCGGCCGACCACCGCGTGACCGACGGGCTGCGCGGCGGACGGTACCTCGCCCGCGTCGACGAACTGCTGCAGAAGCCGGAGGAACTGTGA